CACCTGGTTGCCGTTTCGCTTCACAAAACGAGGAGGGGAGAGGTTACGCCGTCGCCTTGAACGTCACCGGGAGGTGCTTGATCCCGTTGATGAAGTTCGAGCGCAGCCGCTGGGGCGGGCCCGCGAGCTCGATGTCGTCCATGCGATCGAGGATCGTCTCGAACATCACGCGGATCTCGAGCCGGGCCAGGTTGGCGCCGAGGCAGAAGTGTGGCCCGCCGCCGCCGAAGGCGACGTGCTCGTTCGGCGAGCGCGTGATGTCGAACGTGTACGGGTCGTCGAAGACCTTGTCGTCGCGGTTCGCCGAGATGTACCAGATGACGATCTTGTCGTTCTCCTTCACCGGGAAGTCGCCGATCGTCGTGTCGCGCGTCGCGGTCCGCCGGAAGTGCATGACCGGCGAGCCCCATCGCAGCATCTCGTCGACCGCGCCCGGCAGCAGCGAACGGTCCTCGCGCAGCTTCTTCATCTGGTCGGGGTGCTCGATGAGCGCGAGCATCCCGTGCGCGATGAGGTTGCGGGTCGTCTCGTTCCCCGCGACCGCGAGCAGCATGAAGAACATGTCGAGCTCGAGCTCGCTGAGACGGTCGCCGTTGACCTCGACCTCGGTGAGCAACGTGATGATGTCGTCGTGCGGGTTCGCGCGCTTCTCCTCGACGAGCCCGTGCGCGTACGTGAAGAGCTCCATCGCCGCGAGCTGCGGCGTCTCCTCCGAGAGCTGGTACTCCGGGTCCTCGGACCCCACCATGCGGTTGCTCCAGTCGAACATCTTGTGGCGGTCCTCCTGGGGCACGCCCATGATGTCGGCGATCACCTGGAGCGGCAGCTCCGCGGCGACGTCGGTGACGAAGTCGCATTCGCCCCTCTCCGCCACCGCGTCGACGAGGCGCGCGGTGCGCTCGCGCATCTGCTCCTCGAGCTTGTTCACCATGCGCGGCGTGAAGCCCTTGTTGACGAGCAGCCGGTAGCGCGTGTGCATCGGCGGGTCCATGTTCAGCATCATCATCCGCTGCTGCTCGAGGTCCTCGTCGGGCAGCTCGGTGATGAGCGCCGAGCGACGCGCGGAGGAGAACCGGTCGATGTCGCGGTTGACCTCGACGACGTCGGGATACGACGTCACCGCCCAGAAGCCGTGTCCGCCGGGCTCGTCCTGCTCGTGCCAGTAGATCGGCGCCTCACGACGCAGCGTGTCGAACATCTCGTAGGGCACGCGGTCGACGTAGCGGTCGCGGTCGATGAGGTTGATGTCGCTCAGCTGCATGTCGAGAGCTCCTGTGCTGGGGGGCGCTAGGAGAACGCGGGGATGACGTGCTTGCCCATCAGCTCGATGGACTGCATCACCTTCTCGTGCGGGATCTTGTACGGGTTG
This window of the Acidimicrobiia bacterium genome carries:
- a CDS encoding cytochrome P450, with amino-acid sequence MQLSDINLIDRDRYVDRVPYEMFDTLRREAPIYWHEQDEPGGHGFWAVTSYPDVVEVNRDIDRFSSARRSALITELPDEDLEQQRMMMLNMDPPMHTRYRLLVNKGFTPRMVNKLEEQMRERTARLVDAVAERGECDFVTDVAAELPLQVIADIMGVPQEDRHKMFDWSNRMVGSEDPEYQLSEETPQLAAMELFTYAHGLVEEKRANPHDDIITLLTEVEVNGDRLSELELDMFFMLLAVAGNETTRNLIAHGMLALIEHPDQMKKLREDRSLLPGAVDEMLRWGSPVMHFRRTATRDTTIGDFPVKENDKIVIWYISANRDDKVFDDPYTFDITRSPNEHVAFGGGGPHFCLGANLARLEIRVMFETILDRMDDIELAGPPQRLRSNFINGIKHLPVTFKATA